One window from the genome of Aptenodytes patagonicus chromosome 4, bAptPat1.pri.cur, whole genome shotgun sequence encodes:
- the GUCY1A1 gene encoding guanylate cyclase soluble subunit alpha-1: MFCTKLKDLKITGECPFSLLTQSHITEEHDKDCTENSSRAALPICKEVHEKDAQGNLPQRKTSRSRVYLHTLTESICKLIFPEFERLNLALQRTLAKYRIKETRKTGDREDFEKIISDHANAAGVPVESLQESLGEELFKICYEEDEHILGVIGGTLKDFLNSFTTLLKQSGHSQEAGKKDRLEDASILCLEKDQDFLNVYYFFPKKITSLILSGIIKAAAHILYETEVEVMLMPPCFHNDCTEFANQPYLLYSIQVKSAKPSLSPCKPQSSLVIPASVFCKTFPFHFMFDKDMSVLQIGNGIRRLLTRREFQAKPNFEEYFEILTPKVSCTFSGIMTMLNMQFTVRVRRWDYTDMKSSMVMDLKGQMIYIFESSAILFLGSPCVDRLEDFTGRGLYLSDIPIHNALRDVVLIGEQARAQDGLKKRLGKLKATLEQAHQALEEEKKKTVDLLFSIFPGEVAQQLWQGQVVQAKKFNNVTMLFSDIVGFTAICSQCSPMQVITMLNELYTRFDYQCGELDVYKVETIGDAYCVAGGLHKESETHAVQIALMALKMMELSDEVVSPHGEPIKMRIGLHSGSVFAGVVGVKMPRYCLFGNNVTLANKFESCSIPRKINVSPTTYRLLKEYPGFVFTPRSREELPPNFPSDIPGICYFLDAYNQGTNSQTWFQKRDLGDGNANFLGEETGID, translated from the exons ATGTTCTGTACAAAACTGAAAGACTTGAAGATCACAGGGGAATGTCCTTTCTCCTTACTGACTCAAAGTCACATTACTGAGGAACATGACAAGGACTGCACAGAAAACAGCTCTAGAGCAGCTTTGCCCATCTGCAAAGAAGTCCATGAAAAAGATGCTCAAGGAAACCTTccacaaaggaaaacaagcagaagcAGAGTGTACCTGCACACATTAACTGAAAGCATCTGCAAACTAATCTTTCCTGAG tttGAAAGGCTAAATCTTGCACTTCAGAGAACACTtgcaaaatacagaataaaagaaacCAG AAAAACTGGGGATagagaagattttgaaaaaataatcagtgaTCATGCTAATGCAGCAG GTGTTCCTGTGGAGTCTCTACAGGAATCTCTTGGTGAAGAGCTATTCAAAATATGCTATGAAGAGGATGAACACATATTAGGGGTTATTGGAGGAACCCTTAAGGACTTCTTGAACAGTTTCACCACTCTGCTGAAGCAGAGTGGCCACAgccaagaagcaggaaaaaaggacagACTTGAAGATGCCTCCATATTATGCCTGGAGAAAGATCAGGACTTCTTAAATGTGTATTATTTCTTTCCTAAGAAAATCACAAGTCTTATTCTATCTGGTATTATTAAAGCAGCAGCTCATATTTTGTATGAAACTGAGGTGGAAGTGATGCTCATGCCTCCTTGTTTCCATAATGACTGCACTGAGTTTGCTAATCAGCCTTATTTACTGTACTCTATACAAGTCAAAAGTGCAAAACCTTCCTTATCTCCATGTAAACCACAGTCTTCACTTGTGATTCCTGCCTCTGTGTTCTGTAAGACTTTcccatttcattttatgtttgaCAAGGATATGTCAGTTCTTCAAATTGGAAATGGGATAAGAAGACTTTTGACCAGGAGAGAATTTCAAGCTAAGCCCAATTTTGAAGAGTATTTTGAAATTCTTACCCCCAAAGTAAGCTGCACTTTTAGTGGAATAATGACAATGCTAAATATGCAGTTTACTGTACGAGTCAGAAGATGGGATTATACTGATATGAAATCATCCATG GTAATGGATCTTAAAGGCCAAATGATCTATATTTTTGAATCCAGTGCCATCCTATTCTTGGGATCTCCTTGTGTGGATAGACTAGAAGATTTTACAGGACGTGGATTGTACCTCTCAGATATTCCCATTCACAATGCATTGAGAGATGTTGTTCTGATAGGAGAGCAGGCCAGAGCTCAGGATGGACTGAAGaagaggttaggaaagctaaaagcAACCCTTGAGCAGGCCCATCAAGCacttgaagaagaaaagaagaagaccGTAGAtcttctgttttcaatttttcctGGAGAGGTTgctcagcagctgtggcagggacAAGTTGTGCAAGCCAAGAAATTTAATAATGTCACAATGCTTTTCTCTGACATTGTTGGATTCACTGCCATCTGTTCCCAATGCTCACCTATGCAGGTTATCACCATGCTTAATGAGCTTTATACTCGCTTTGATTACCAATGTGGAGAGCTAGATGTCTACAAG GTTGAGACTATTGGAGATGCCTACTGTGTCGCTGGAGGTTTACACAAAGAAAGTGAAACACATGCTGTTCAAATAGCGTTGATGGCCCTGAAGATGATGGAGCTGTCAGATGAGGTGGTGTCTCCCCATGGAGAGCCTATCAAG atgCGTATTGGCCTTCATTCTGGATCTGTCTTTGCTGGAGTTGTTGGGGTTAAAATGCCTCGTTATTGCCTTTTTGGAAATAATGTAACCCTTGCCAATAAGTTTGAATCTTGCAGTAtacccagaaaaataaatgtcagccCAACAACTTACAG GTTGTTAAAGGAATATCCAGGTTTTGTGTTCACACCTCGCTCAAGAGAAGAGCTTCCACCAAATTTTCCCAGTGATATCCCTGgaatttgctattttctggaTGCTTATAATCAAGGAACAAACTCACAGACTTGGTTTCAAAAGAGAGATTTGGGAGATGGCAATGCCAATTTTTTGGGTGAGGAAACAGGAATAGACTAA